The Syntrophotalea acetylenivorans genome contains the following window.
CCCCTCAGACTCTATCTTCATCGCTTCAAAATCGGTTTCCAGATACCAGTGCCGGTTGAAGTTATAGCGTGCGCTCAGGCGAAAAAACAGGGCATCACCGTCCCAGTTATGATCGGCAATATTGACCTTGTTCCGCAGAAGGTGTTGGTCTTCGTCCTGAAAATCAACAAAGGGAGCATAGGCCAGGCCGATTTCCATTTGAAACTTCTCCGCTACATCCATCTCCATGCTCAGTTCAAGATAGGGGATATGATACTCCGCCTCGTAGTCCAGCACCAAACCTGAAACCCGATCATGGGGGGTCGTCGGGGAGGATGGATACCACTGGTCAAGGTCCGAAACTTCAAACTCGAATTTCTGGTATTTGTAACCTAGCCCCGCGAAATATAAAAACCGGATATCTGAGTTGGCTACACCATTTGCACTGTTCTGACCGTAATATCCTTGCCAAAACATATATGAGATTTTGCCCTCAAGCAGCAGTGCGTCCATGTCCGTATCGGATTCAGAGTAGATATCCAGAC
Protein-coding sequences here:
- a CDS encoding omptin family outer membrane protease; translated protein: MFTNPAKLIAVICCLVFIPFSDAEARVSVSIGTGYLTGDTQYQIGGTAIDAGGATEFHFPISELEFPLDAIMVKGTVSADFAERWQLMASAATNFTDDTGKMEDSDWLSPGSLDIYSESDTDMDALLLEGKISYMFWQGYYGQNSANGVANSDIRFLYFAGLGYKYQKFEFEVSDLDQWYPSSPTTPHDRVSGLVLDYEAEYHIPYLELSMEMDVAEKFQMEIGLAYAPFVDFQDEDQHLLRNKVNIADHNWDGDALFFRLSARYNFNRHWYLETDFEAMKIESEGRSDAYFGGVWDHSIDHEVESKQYSAYLSIGASF